Proteins from a genomic interval of Polaribacter sp. Q13:
- a CDS encoding GSCFA domain-containing protein — protein MNLQTKIPLKKASNNLVCFESKLILLGSCFSENIGNKLNYFKFQSNQNPFGILFHPKAIENLITNAINEKEYTETDLIFQNERWHSFDAHSSLSTTNKDEILNNLNAVISSTKKELEEATHIIITLGTAWVYRFIETDKIVANCHKIPQKKFLKELLSVDEITESLEAIIVLLKAINKDIHVLFTVSPVRHLKDGFVENTQSKAHLITAIHNILNEDNVSYFPSYEIMMDELRDYRFYAEDMVHPNKTAINYIWEKFVATWFSEEATLIMKEVEIIQKGISHRPFNPNSIQHQQFLKNLEVKKDKLNTQFSFITF, from the coding sequence ATGAATCTACAAACAAAAATCCCATTAAAAAAAGCATCAAATAATTTAGTCTGCTTTGAATCTAAATTGATTCTTTTGGGCTCTTGTTTTTCAGAAAATATTGGAAATAAACTCAATTATTTTAAATTTCAATCTAACCAAAATCCATTCGGAATTCTATTTCACCCAAAAGCAATTGAAAATTTAATTACAAATGCTATAAATGAAAAAGAATACACAGAAACGGATTTAATCTTCCAAAATGAACGTTGGCATAGTTTTGATGCTCATTCTAGTTTAAGCACTACTAATAAAGATGAGATTTTAAACAACTTAAACGCTGTAATTTCATCAACAAAAAAAGAATTAGAGGAAGCAACACATATTATAATTACTCTAGGCACTGCTTGGGTATATCGTTTTATTGAAACAGATAAAATTGTTGCAAATTGTCATAAAATTCCACAGAAAAAATTTTTAAAAGAATTACTTTCAGTTGATGAAATTACGGAAAGTTTAGAGGCTATAATTGTACTTTTAAAAGCTATTAATAAAGATATACATGTACTTTTTACGGTTTCTCCTGTAAGGCATTTAAAAGACGGTTTTGTAGAGAACACTCAAAGTAAAGCACATTTAATTACTGCCATACACAATATACTTAATGAAGATAACGTCTCTTATTTTCCTTCTTATGAAATAATGATGGACGAATTAAGAGATTATCGTTTTTATGCAGAAGACATGGTACACCCCAACAAAACTGCCATTAATTATATTTGGGAAAAATTTGTTGCTACTTGGTTTTCTGAAGAGGCTACTTTAATAATGAAAGAGGTAGAAATAATTCAAAAAGGAATTTCTCATAGACCTTTTAATCCAAATTCCATACAACATCAACAGTTTTTAAAAAATTTAGAAGTTAAAAAAGACAAGTTAAATACTCAATTCTCTTTTATCACTTTTTAA
- a CDS encoding thioredoxin family protein — translation MKRLFILAFVVILSSCNVQQKVIKTQKVTATKNQSGDLIGLANKESFQQTPYSTWFNQKFDTYTPDATTITSLKKELKGVKIKGFMGTWCGDSKRETPHLYKILEQADFNLNNFELVTVNRSKKTPDNLQEGLDIKRVPTFIFYKEGKEIGRFVEYARETLEKDILKIVSGKAYKHSYQK, via the coding sequence ATGAAAAGACTTTTTATATTAGCTTTTGTAGTAATACTATCATCTTGTAACGTACAACAGAAAGTAATTAAAACTCAAAAAGTAACCGCAACAAAGAATCAAAGTGGCGATTTAATTGGATTAGCTAACAAAGAGTCTTTTCAACAAACCCCATACAGCACTTGGTTTAATCAAAAGTTTGATACATACACTCCAGACGCAACCACTATTACATCCCTTAAAAAGGAATTAAAAGGAGTTAAAATTAAAGGTTTTATGGGGACTTGGTGTGGAGATAGTAAAAGAGAAACCCCGCATTTATACAAAATTTTAGAACAAGCAGATTTTAATTTAAATAATTTTGAATTAGTTACTGTAAACAGAAGTAAAAAAACACCAGATAACTTACAAGAAGGTTTAGACATTAAAAGAGTACCAACTTTTATCTTTTATAAAGAAGGAAAAGAAATTGGTAGATTTGTTGAATATGCTCGAGAAACTTTAGAAAAAGACATCTTAAAAATTGTTTCAGGAAAAGCATACAAACATTCTTACCAAAAATAA
- a CDS encoding M23 family metallopeptidase, whose protein sequence is MAKVKYYYDADTLSYRKIAVNKGDYYKKTVFGVLALLLTAFFGFIIFSQFIMSPRERSQKRELENLKLHYELLSKRMDESSSILGQLQVRDNNIYRTYFEANPISEEQRSAGFGGVNRYKYLEGFDNTNMITELTKNIDILSKKLVVQSKSLDEIVTLAKEKEKMLASIPAIQPVKIQDLTRMASGYGMRMHPILKYKKMHKGMDFTARVGTPVYATANGKVIRAQRSSSFGNVVYIEHGYGYETIYAHMKKIVIKKGKIVKRGDLIGYVGNTGLSAGPHLHYEVHKNGVAVNPISFYYGDLSPEEFSAMQKAAEEEGQSYD, encoded by the coding sequence ATGGCAAAAGTAAAATATTATTACGATGCAGACACGCTTTCTTACAGGAAAATTGCTGTAAATAAGGGTGATTACTATAAGAAAACTGTTTTCGGAGTTTTAGCTTTGCTTTTAACGGCTTTCTTTGGTTTTATTATTTTTAGTCAGTTTATTATGTCGCCAAGAGAGCGATCTCAAAAAAGAGAGTTAGAAAACTTAAAGTTGCATTATGAGTTGCTTTCTAAAAGAATGGATGAAAGTTCTTCTATTCTGGGGCAATTGCAAGTAAGAGATAATAATATATATAGAACTTATTTTGAAGCAAACCCTATTTCTGAAGAGCAAAGATCTGCAGGTTTTGGAGGTGTAAACAGATACAAATATTTAGAAGGTTTCGATAATACTAATATGATAACCGAGCTAACAAAAAATATAGATATACTTTCTAAAAAGTTAGTGGTACAATCTAAATCTTTAGATGAAATAGTAACTTTAGCAAAAGAAAAAGAAAAAATGTTGGCTTCTATTCCTGCAATTCAACCTGTTAAGATACAAGATTTAACAAGAATGGCTTCTGGCTATGGTATGAGAATGCATCCAATATTAAAGTACAAAAAGATGCATAAAGGTATGGATTTTACGGCGCGTGTTGGTACACCTGTTTATGCCACTGCAAACGGTAAAGTAATTAGAGCACAAAGAAGTAGTTCTTTTGGTAATGTTGTTTATATAGAACATGGTTATGGGTATGAAACCATTTATGCTCACATGAAAAAAATTGTAATTAAAAAAGGTAAAATCGTAAAAAGAGGAGATTTAATAGGTTATGTTGGTAATACCGGATTATCTGCTGGTCCACATTTACATTATGAAGTTCATAAAAATGGTGTAGCAGTAAATCCTATTAGTTTTTATTATGGAGATTTATCTCCAGAAGAGTTTTCTGCAATGCAAAAAGCAGCAGAAGAGGAAGGACAATCTTACGATTAA
- the gpmI gene encoding 2,3-bisphosphoglycerate-independent phosphoglycerate mutase, whose translation MNKKVILMILDGWGITQDPKVSAIYNAKTPFINSLYDKYPNAQLRTDGEHVGLPEGQMGNSEVGHMNLGAGRIVYQNLARINKAVKENTLGKEKVLLDTFKYAKENNKDVHLLGLVSNGGIHAHINHLKGLLDVAKENEVDNVYLHAFTDGRDCDPKSAPYFLKEVQEHMDKSTGEIATVTGRYYAMDRDNRWERVKEAYDGVVNAVGTKTTNVIDTINANYEAGITDEFHKPIIVTNEDGSPKAQIKEGDVVLFFNYRTDRGRELTNALSQNDFPEFGMKKLDLYYTTITLYDASFKGINVIYNTDNIKNTLGEVLSNAGKKQIRIAETEKYPHVTFFFSGGQETPFEGESRILRNSPKVATYDLKPEMSAYELKDALCIDLKKGEADFVCLNFANGDMVGHTGMMDAAIKACEAVDICAKEVIETGLDNGYSILLIADHGNCETMMNPDGSPHTAHTTNPVPFILIDKEIKSVKSGVLGDIAPTILDLMDVAQPKEMTQHSLL comes from the coding sequence ATGAACAAGAAAGTTATCCTTATGATTTTGGATGGTTGGGGAATTACGCAAGACCCTAAAGTATCTGCTATTTACAACGCAAAAACACCTTTTATTAATAGTTTATATGACAAGTATCCAAACGCTCAATTAAGAACAGATGGAGAACATGTAGGTTTACCTGAAGGACAAATGGGTAATTCTGAAGTAGGACATATGAATTTGGGTGCTGGTAGAATTGTGTATCAGAATTTAGCGCGTATCAATAAAGCTGTAAAAGAAAATACTTTAGGTAAAGAAAAGGTATTATTAGATACTTTTAAATATGCTAAAGAAAATAATAAAGACGTTCATTTATTAGGACTAGTTTCTAATGGAGGAATTCATGCACATATTAATCACTTAAAAGGATTATTAGATGTTGCTAAAGAAAATGAAGTAGATAATGTGTATTTACACGCATTTACAGATGGTAGAGATTGCGATCCAAAATCTGCTCCTTATTTCTTAAAAGAAGTGCAAGAACACATGGACAAAAGCACTGGTGAAATAGCAACTGTAACAGGTCGTTATTATGCTATGGATAGAGATAACCGTTGGGAACGTGTAAAAGAAGCGTACGATGGTGTGGTAAATGCAGTTGGTACCAAAACAACAAATGTTATTGATACTATAAACGCAAATTACGAAGCAGGTATCACAGATGAGTTTCACAAACCAATCATTGTAACAAATGAAGATGGTTCTCCGAAAGCTCAAATTAAAGAAGGTGATGTTGTACTTTTCTTTAACTACAGAACAGATAGAGGTAGAGAATTGACAAATGCTTTGTCTCAAAATGATTTCCCAGAATTTGGAATGAAAAAATTAGACCTTTATTACACAACCATCACTTTATATGATGCAAGTTTTAAAGGAATTAACGTGATCTATAATACCGATAATATTAAAAATACGTTAGGTGAAGTTTTATCTAATGCAGGTAAAAAACAGATTCGAATTGCAGAGACAGAAAAATATCCACACGTTACTTTTTTCTTTTCAGGAGGACAAGAGACTCCGTTTGAAGGAGAATCTAGAATTTTAAGAAATTCGCCAAAAGTAGCTACCTATGATCTAAAACCAGAAATGTCTGCATACGAATTAAAAGATGCTTTGTGTATAGATTTAAAGAAAGGTGAAGCAGATTTTGTTTGCTTAAACTTTGCTAATGGAGATATGGTTGGTCATACCGGAATGATGGACGCTGCTATTAAAGCTTGTGAAGCTGTAGATATTTGTGCTAAAGAAGTTATAGAAACTGGTTTAGATAATGGATATTCTATTTTATTAATTGCAGATCACGGTAACTGTGAAACCATGATGAATCCTGATGGATCTCCTCATACAGCACACACTACAAACCCAGTTCCTTTTATTTTAATTGATAAAGAAATTAAGTCTGTAAAGAGTGGTGTTTTAGGTGATATTGCTCCTACAATCTTAGATTTAATGGATGTAGCACAACCAAAAGAAATGACACAACATTCTTTATTATAA
- a CDS encoding BT0820 family HAD-type phosphatase has product MLPTNPLIIAVDFDGTIVEDAYPKIGEEIIFAFHTLKKLQSQGHRLILWTYRHGKRLDEAVAFCKENNIEFYAINKNFPEEEYDEKHSRKIHADLFIDDRNVGGFLGWTEIHKAIFNYEPPEKKKKGFFSFFK; this is encoded by the coding sequence ATGCTACCAACAAACCCTTTAATTATTGCTGTAGATTTTGATGGTACCATTGTAGAAGATGCGTATCCTAAAATTGGTGAAGAAATAATTTTTGCTTTTCATACCTTAAAGAAACTACAGTCTCAAGGTCATAGATTAATTTTATGGACCTACAGACATGGTAAAAGATTAGATGAAGCTGTTGCTTTCTGCAAAGAAAATAATATTGAATTTTATGCCATAAATAAGAATTTCCCAGAAGAGGAATATGATGAAAAACACAGCCGTAAAATTCATGCCGATTTATTTATAGATGATAGAAATGTTGGTGGTTTTTTAGGGTGGACAGAAATACACAAAGCTATTTTTAACTACGAGCCACCTGAAAAAAAGAAAAAAGGATTTTTCTCTTTTTTCAAATAG
- the alaS gene encoding alanine--tRNA ligase, with protein MKSQDIRATFLNFFQEKAHLIVPSAPMVTKDDPTLMFVNSGMAPFKEYFLGNGVPKKNRMSDSQKCLRVSGKHNDLEEVGYDTYHHTLFEMLGNWSFGDYFKKEAIAWAWELLTEVYKIDKDILYVTVFEGSDDADNLKMDTEAFDIWKQFITEDRILKGNKKDNFWEMGEQGPCGPCSEIHVDIRSAEEKAKVDGKTLINEDHPQVVEIWNLVFMQYNRKANGSLVDLPNKHIDTGMGFERLCMVMQNVKSNYDTDVFTPIIREIEMITDVKYGKNLEQDIAIRVISDHVRAVAFSIADGQLPSNTGAGYVIRRILRRAVRYGFTFLNKKEPFIYRLVDVLSKKMGDAFPELKAQKQLIENVIKEEETSFLRTLDQGLLLLDRIIENTSGKEVSGDKAFELYDTYGFPIDLTSLILSEKGFTLDEKGFETELQKQKTRSRAASEMSTDDWTILVDDSIEEFIGYDALEANVKITRYRKVTSKKDGEMYQLVFNLTPFYPEGGGQVGDKGYLEDTRGDVIYILDTKKENNVIIHFTKNLPKDIKGLFKAVVDKKQRSKTESNHTATHLLHQALREVLGTHVEQKGSAVHSKYLRFDFSHFSKLTAEELREVENFVNRRIEGKLPLEESRNITMEKAIADGAMALFGEKYGDTVRAIKFGKSIELCGGTHVKNTSDIWHFKIKSEGAVASGIRRIEAITNDAVKDFYFENNKALFEIKDLLNNTKEPVKAVQKLQNENTALQKQIEQLLKDKAQNLSGELKNQIQEINGVQFLATKVDLDQNGIKNLAFEIGKEHKNAFLFFASSAAKDKAMLTCYISKELAIERGYDAGKVVRELGKLIHGGGGGQNFFATAGGKNPGGIPKALEKAKNYLV; from the coding sequence ATGAAATCACAAGATATCCGCGCTACTTTTTTAAATTTTTTCCAAGAAAAAGCACACTTAATTGTTCCTTCTGCACCAATGGTAACCAAGGACGACCCAACTTTAATGTTCGTAAATTCTGGGATGGCGCCTTTTAAAGAATATTTCTTAGGAAATGGAGTTCCTAAAAAGAATAGAATGTCTGATTCTCAAAAATGTTTACGTGTTTCTGGTAAACATAACGATTTAGAAGAAGTAGGATATGATACCTATCACCACACTTTGTTCGAAATGTTAGGAAACTGGTCTTTTGGCGATTATTTTAAGAAAGAGGCAATTGCTTGGGCTTGGGAGTTATTAACCGAAGTTTACAAAATTGATAAAGATATTTTATATGTAACCGTTTTTGAAGGATCTGATGATGCTGATAATCTAAAAATGGATACCGAAGCATTTGATATTTGGAAACAATTTATTACTGAAGACCGTATTTTAAAAGGAAATAAAAAAGATAATTTCTGGGAAATGGGAGAGCAAGGACCTTGCGGACCGTGTTCTGAAATTCATGTAGATATTCGTTCTGCAGAAGAAAAAGCGAAAGTGGATGGTAAAACTTTAATTAATGAAGATCATCCTCAAGTAGTTGAAATTTGGAACCTTGTTTTTATGCAATACAATAGAAAAGCAAATGGTTCTTTAGTAGATTTACCAAACAAACATATTGATACAGGAATGGGATTTGAACGTTTATGTATGGTGATGCAAAACGTAAAATCTAATTACGATACAGATGTTTTTACACCGATTATTAGAGAAATCGAAATGATTACTGATGTAAAATATGGTAAAAACTTAGAACAAGATATTGCTATTCGTGTAATATCTGACCACGTTAGAGCTGTTGCATTTTCTATTGCAGACGGGCAATTACCAAGTAATACTGGTGCTGGTTACGTAATTAGAAGAATTTTAAGGCGTGCCGTGCGCTACGGTTTTACATTCTTAAACAAAAAAGAGCCTTTTATTTATAGATTAGTAGATGTTTTAAGTAAAAAAATGGGAGATGCTTTCCCTGAATTAAAAGCACAAAAACAACTAATAGAAAACGTAATTAAGGAAGAAGAAACTTCTTTTTTAAGAACTTTAGATCAAGGTTTACTTTTATTAGATAGAATTATAGAAAACACTTCTGGTAAAGAAGTTTCTGGTGATAAGGCTTTTGAATTGTATGATACTTATGGTTTTCCAATCGATTTAACATCTTTAATTCTTTCTGAAAAAGGATTCACTTTAGATGAGAAAGGGTTTGAAACTGAACTTCAAAAACAAAAAACAAGATCTAGAGCTGCTAGCGAAATGTCTACAGATGATTGGACCATCTTGGTTGATGATTCTATAGAAGAATTTATTGGTTATGATGCCTTAGAAGCAAATGTAAAAATTACAAGATACAGAAAAGTAACTTCTAAAAAAGATGGTGAAATGTATCAATTAGTATTTAACTTAACACCTTTTTACCCTGAAGGTGGAGGACAAGTTGGAGATAAAGGATATTTAGAAGATACTCGAGGAGATGTTATTTATATTCTAGATACTAAAAAAGAAAATAACGTTATTATTCATTTTACTAAAAATTTACCCAAAGACATTAAGGGTCTTTTTAAAGCTGTAGTTGATAAAAAACAACGATCTAAAACAGAATCTAATCACACAGCTACTCACTTATTACACCAAGCACTAAGAGAAGTCTTAGGAACGCATGTAGAGCAAAAAGGTTCTGCTGTACATTCTAAATATTTACGTTTCGATTTTTCTCATTTTTCTAAATTAACCGCGGAAGAATTACGCGAAGTAGAAAATTTTGTAAACAGAAGAATTGAGGGAAAACTTCCGTTAGAGGAAAGTAGAAATATTACTATGGAAAAAGCAATTGCAGATGGTGCTATGGCTTTATTCGGAGAAAAATATGGAGATACTGTTAGAGCTATAAAATTTGGTAAATCAATTGAACTTTGTGGTGGAACACACGTAAAAAACACCAGTGATATTTGGCATTTTAAAATTAAATCTGAAGGTGCCGTAGCTTCTGGAATTAGAAGAATAGAAGCGATAACGAATGATGCTGTAAAAGATTTTTATTTTGAAAATAATAAAGCTCTTTTCGAAATTAAAGATTTATTAAATAACACTAAAGAACCTGTAAAAGCTGTTCAGAAATTGCAAAATGAAAATACTGCTTTACAGAAACAAATAGAACAATTATTAAAAGATAAAGCTCAGAATTTATCTGGCGAATTAAAAAATCAAATACAAGAAATTAATGGCGTACAGTTTTTAGCTACAAAAGTAGACTTAGACCAAAACGGAATTAAAAATCTTGCTTTTGAAATAGGAAAAGAACATAAAAATGCATTCTTATTCTTTGCTTCTTCTGCAGCAAAAGACAAAGCTATGTTAACGTGTTACATTTCTAAAGAACTGGCTATTGAACGTGGCTATGATGCTGGTAAGGTAGTAAGAGAATTAGGAAAATTAATACACGGTGGTGGTGGTGGACAAAATTTCTTTGCAACAGCCGGAGGTAAAAACCCTGGTGGAATTCCGAAGGCTTTAGAAAAAGCTAAAAATTATCTAGTATAA
- a CDS encoding rhodanese-like domain-containing protein, with translation MSAEIKEYLEKGAIILDVRTKEEWDEGHTAGAKHVVLTVIPLEIDKIKAWNKPVIAVCRSGARSGQATQFLAKNGVDVINGGPWQNVDQHVSDK, from the coding sequence ATGAGTGCAGAAATTAAAGAATACTTAGAAAAAGGAGCTATAATTCTAGATGTAAGAACAAAAGAGGAGTGGGATGAAGGACATACAGCAGGTGCAAAACATGTGGTTTTAACTGTTATTCCTTTAGAAATTGATAAAATTAAAGCTTGGAACAAACCAGTAATTGCTGTTTGTAGAAGTGGAGCAAGAAGTGGGCAAGCTACTCAGTTTTTAGCTAAAAATGGAGTAGATGTAATTAATGGAGGACCTTGGCAAAACGTAGATCAACACGTTTCTGATAAATAA
- a CDS encoding DUF1501 domain-containing protein, whose translation MKKSKKLNRRDFLKLSTLATASLPIALSGFPLFASEKPKDFQFLEDNENILVLIQLQGGNDGLNTVFNNNQYDNLQSVRSNIIVPEANLLSLDNGVALHPSLAGLKEIWDHEKLSIIQNVGYPNQNGSHFRSTDIWNSASSSNENITSGWLGRFFGEENSEYPVNYPNKDHPHPFAITIGKVVSETCQGKSANFSMAVSDPNNPGTALLSSTGEISSNCYGDSLNYINNTISQTNAYADIVKNASESGNNLSTKYENTNNTKLAGKLKNVAKLISGGLKSKVYIVQLGGFDTHNNQVEGGNVTEGIHSRLLKELSDAIAAFQEDLELLNIDQKVVGMTYSEFGRKIRSNNSLGTDHGAAAPLFLFGTCAKNQVLGDAPEIDTKVDEKESVQMQYDFRNIYSTILTDWLGATKQESTSVLFNEFDALPIFKKGCSASLSSDDFLLKELEISVYPNPTIDSVNIKFLGNNEIVKITLYNSIGAVVKQITSEKYSSIQHNLKVDVHNLPKGNYFIHYQSKGISKTKKLLKY comes from the coding sequence ATGAAGAAGTCAAAAAAACTAAATAGAAGAGATTTTTTAAAATTAAGTACATTAGCTACTGCTTCTTTACCAATTGCACTAAGTGGTTTTCCGTTATTTGCAAGTGAAAAACCCAAAGACTTCCAATTTCTAGAAGACAATGAAAATATATTGGTTTTAATACAATTACAGGGAGGTAATGATGGCTTAAACACCGTTTTTAATAATAATCAATATGATAATTTACAGAGCGTACGTTCTAACATTATAGTACCAGAAGCTAATTTATTAAGTCTAGATAATGGCGTAGCCCTTCATCCTTCTTTAGCTGGTCTAAAAGAAATCTGGGATCATGAAAAGTTATCTATTATCCAGAATGTTGGATATCCGAATCAAAATGGATCTCACTTTAGATCTACTGATATTTGGAATTCTGCGTCCAGTTCTAATGAAAACATTACTTCTGGTTGGCTTGGACGTTTTTTTGGTGAAGAAAACTCTGAATACCCAGTAAACTATCCAAATAAAGATCATCCACACCCATTTGCAATTACTATCGGAAAAGTAGTATCAGAAACTTGCCAAGGAAAATCCGCTAATTTTTCTATGGCAGTATCAGATCCTAATAACCCAGGAACTGCTTTATTATCTAGTACAGGGGAGATTTCTTCTAATTGTTACGGAGATTCTTTAAATTACATTAATAATACAATTTCACAAACAAATGCCTATGCAGATATCGTTAAAAACGCATCTGAATCAGGTAATAATTTATCAACCAAATACGAAAATACTAACAACACTAAGTTAGCAGGAAAATTAAAAAATGTTGCAAAACTAATTTCTGGCGGATTAAAATCAAAAGTATACATTGTACAATTAGGTGGCTTTGATACTCATAACAATCAAGTTGAAGGAGGAAATGTTACAGAAGGAATTCATAGTCGATTATTAAAGGAATTATCTGATGCCATAGCGGCTTTTCAAGAAGATTTAGAATTACTAAATATTGATCAGAAAGTAGTTGGAATGACGTATTCTGAATTTGGAAGAAAAATTCGCTCCAATAATAGTTTAGGGACAGATCACGGTGCTGCTGCTCCTTTATTTTTATTTGGAACTTGTGCTAAGAACCAAGTTTTGGGTGATGCCCCAGAAATTGACACTAAAGTAGACGAAAAAGAATCAGTACAAATGCAATACGACTTTAGAAACATCTATAGTACAATTTTAACAGATTGGCTAGGTGCTACTAAACAAGAATCTACCTCCGTTTTATTTAATGAGTTTGATGCACTTCCTATATTTAAAAAAGGTTGTTCTGCTTCACTTTCTAGTGATGATTTTTTATTAAAAGAATTAGAGATCTCTGTGTATCCAAACCCTACAATTGATTCGGTTAATATTAAATTTTTAGGAAATAACGAAATCGTAAAAATTACTTTATACAATAGTATTGGTGCCGTTGTAAAACAAATTACAAGCGAAAAATATAGTTCTATACAGCATAATTTAAAAGTTGATGTTCATAATTTACCTAAAGGAAATTACTTTATACATTATCAATCTAAAGGCATTTCTAAAACTAAAAAATTATTGAAATATTAA
- a CDS encoding DUF1800 family protein, which translates to MPHLDTYSGNWTTKQASHLLKRSSFGVTQKLVTSSVSLGLLETINTLFKETPLPGLPLKYQYDGKPGSNDEIEDPGAKYEESWVNAPPYPVDIPSGGNREKIFASRKNSMYAWSFLQMQNEEMSIKEKLTLFWHNHFVAQHDNPHREFVYTNLLRENSLKNFKELVKQVTVNPTMMQYLSNAFNSAIAPNENYARELLELFTIGKGKAVGNGDYTNYTEDDVVAIAKVLTGWSITSLLDSDPLKPYFRDHRHTQGDKILSHRFNDAIILENGENEYKDLIDTIFKQDECSRFITRKLYKWFVRPEITADIEINIIEPLSKIVRNNNYDIVPALKTLLASDHFFENTFCMIKSPIDLMFSVTKSLQVSAPTTSVNEEYNYALLLYNTCTDLNQSIFHHPNVAGWKAYYQEPLFDKIWINSYLLPKRLDFCRLMVTGGDLLIDNPYKSYTIAPLVPVLQIASEITNSEDPNILITELSNQLFNYPISQNQIDDLKDILIPGLPDYEWKVEYTNFLKNSSNEGIRISVENKLRNLIAMMVQMSEFQIM; encoded by the coding sequence ATGCCCCATTTAGATACTTATTCTGGTAATTGGACCACAAAACAAGCAAGTCATTTATTAAAAAGATCCTCGTTCGGTGTAACACAAAAATTAGTTACGTCCTCGGTTTCATTAGGTTTATTGGAAACTATCAATACCTTATTTAAAGAAACCCCACTACCAGGCCTTCCATTAAAATATCAATATGACGGAAAACCTGGTAGTAATGATGAAATAGAGGATCCTGGTGCAAAATATGAAGAAAGCTGGGTAAATGCACCTCCATACCCCGTAGACATACCTAGTGGTGGAAATAGAGAAAAGATTTTCGCTTCTAGAAAAAACTCTATGTATGCTTGGTCTTTTCTACAAATGCAAAATGAAGAAATGTCTATTAAGGAAAAACTCACATTATTTTGGCACAACCACTTTGTAGCTCAACATGACAATCCACACAGAGAGTTCGTTTATACAAACCTATTACGAGAAAATTCTTTAAAGAACTTTAAAGAATTGGTAAAGCAAGTAACGGTAAATCCAACCATGATGCAATACTTGAGTAATGCTTTCAACTCAGCGATTGCTCCAAATGAAAACTATGCAAGAGAATTATTAGAACTTTTTACGATTGGAAAAGGAAAAGCCGTTGGTAATGGAGATTATACAAATTATACAGAAGATGATGTTGTGGCCATCGCAAAAGTACTAACAGGATGGAGTATTACATCTTTACTTGATTCAGATCCCTTAAAACCTTATTTCAGAGATCATCGGCATACACAAGGAGATAAAATTTTATCACACAGATTTAATGATGCTATAATTTTAGAAAACGGAGAAAATGAATATAAGGATTTAATTGATACCATATTTAAACAAGATGAATGCTCAAGATTCATTACTAGAAAACTCTACAAATGGTTTGTAAGACCTGAAATAACTGCAGATATTGAAATTAATATAATTGAACCTTTATCTAAAATTGTAAGAAACAATAATTACGATATTGTACCTGCTTTAAAAACACTATTAGCATCAGATCATTTCTTCGAAAACACCTTCTGTATGATAAAAAGTCCTATAGATTTAATGTTTTCCGTTACAAAATCATTACAAGTTTCTGCTCCAACAACTTCTGTTAATGAAGAATATAATTATGCCCTATTATTATATAATACTTGTACAGATTTAAATCAGTCAATATTTCATCATCCAAATGTGGCTGGTTGGAAAGCTTATTACCAAGAACCATTATTTGATAAAATTTGGATAAACAGTTATCTACTACCTAAAAGATTAGATTTTTGCAGATTAATGGTAACGGGTGGAGATTTACTTATAGATAATCCGTATAAATCATATACCATTGCTCCTTTAGTTCCTGTTCTACAAATTGCTTCTGAAATAACAAATTCTGAAGATCCAAACATTTTAATAACAGAATTATCTAATCAGTTATTCAATTACCCTATCTCACAAAATCAAATTGATGATTTAAAAGACATCTTAATTCCTGGTTTACCAGATTATGAATGGAAAGTAGAATATACTAATTTTTTAAAGAACTCTTCAAATGAAGGTATACGAATTTCTGTAGAAAACAAACTTAGAAATTTAATTGCAATGATGGTACAAATGTCTGAATTTCAAATAATGTAA